In the Chaetodon trifascialis isolate fChaTrf1 chromosome 15, fChaTrf1.hap1, whole genome shotgun sequence genome, GAACCTGTTCCCAGGAATGTCTGATCATGGCAGCATTAGCACTGGTTCAAGGGCAAAGAATAAATATTACAAagctaaaatgtgtgtttaagtgcAGTATTTTAATTTTATATAATGAATGATAGCAAAGTATGACACTGGTGATATTTGTCACTGTCCCTtgacatcacatttttaaaccaACAAGCtcattttacagtgtgtttataaCTATTTAGAGAGTGACTTAATATTTCCCGGAAATCTTATTTTAGCTGTTAGCTTCAAAAATTACTAAATTAATTAACACATATATCCGACTAACCTCTGCAATGATTGGATCTGCTTGTTTTTGGCAGGGTATCCGATGTCAGATagtagatgatgatgatgctcacagctggttttccagttTTGAGTCAGACAGTCTTGAACAGATCCAAGTCTTTGCAAGaatcagttttgaaaagaactgctcAAAGAGGAAGGTTGTCCTGATCAGAGACTCAAACTTCAGTTCATGTCTCCCCAGAATGGGAATATTCTCAGGACAAACAatagtgtttcctctttccagttaGACTTGCCACAGCTTAAACTTCACTTCAAATgacttcacatttgaaagcagagagctgagaagctggctggagcttgagatTCAGCTCTGAGAGCTACTTGGTAATGTCCAACATGACTCTTGCTGTCAGAGTTTCTATGtgaggttttccttcatctcaattaattattccagacaaactgacacttctTCAGAAATTCTCCTTGTGAAAGTTCTCCTCCACTTAACAAtaagtttttttcttcatgttcctacagttaaatgtttgagcttcagtgAGCAGagtgatgtatgtgcagagtttaATACGAGAAGACTGTTTCAAtattcatctgctgaaagtggaaagtttctctgtgctaaTTAAAAATCCAGTGTTAAAGAGGCCGGCCTATgagcatgatttgtgacatcacaattAGTTTGGAAGCCAATCCTGGTCCAGTATTTAACTCACAATTaacctgatgtggaaacttgaagcCTTCATTGCACAAACAGCGAGAATGGATTTTCTAGTAGTAGAAGACATCTCCCGTGAAGCAGTGAAACTTTTGAAAGGACACATATgtgcattatatatatatataatgcacATATGTGTCCTTATAGCAGAgagagatatatatatatatatatatatatatatatatatatatatatatatatatatatatatatatatatatatatatatatatatatatatatatatatatatatatatatatacatactgCACATATGTGTCCTTTCAAAAGTTTCACTGCTTCATGGGAGATGTCTTCTACTACTAGAAAATCCATTCTCgctgtttatatatatatatatatatatatatatatatatatatatatatatgtgtgtgtgtgtgtgtgtgtgtgtgcattatatatatatatatatatatatatatatatatatatatgtgtgtgtgtgtgtgtgcattatatatatatatatatatatatatatatatatatatatatatatatatatatataatgcacacacacacacacacacacacacacagagagagagagagagagagagagagagagagagagagagagagatcttaaaacatgtctgggGGGGActttgaatatgaatgaataaatgtactgagtATTACCACAACTTTTGTCTCTTGTATGGTCTACATAGAAAAATGGCATAATAGCATAATTCCTGGATGTACCATGTAAAATCGATTTGGCAAGCAGATCATTATCAATGTAAAATGTGTAGAAAATGTAAATTTTCGaccatttacaaatgttttccAAAATGATAATAACCCGGAAGTAGTATTTGAGCCTATTAGTTTCCGGTTGCCACCATCGTATCTGACCCCCGGCTTGTTCAGATCTGTGCAGCGGTCTGGAGACGAACCCTTGACTCTTATTTCTGAAACGTAGGTTGGCTTGTGTTTCTTGTCTATGtgagcttttgtttttgcttccaATATGTCCTCCGAGCTTTTTTACTCGTGTGCGTCGTCAGTAACGCTCGCTAAAGGTCAGGTCAGCGCTCTACTAGCCTAACAGCTAGTTAGCGTGTTCAGCTAACAAGCTAGTCGAGAGAAGTGTGACTTTCCGTTGAGCCAGCCATTTTCTAAAGACATATGAACCTCGATATGTTTTATTGCCAGTATTTTACAGTCGGTGGAGAATATGGTCCTATTGCAGTCGTTGGAAAACAGGGAATCAATGAGTCACGCTGTTTGGCTATCTTAAATGCTCATATATGCATggttgctaacgttagctgacGCTACAGTCTCAACGAGCTGACATTGCACCCGAGAGGCTGTAATGTTTTTGAGTGTGAACCATTTGTTCTATACAACAGACAGAATATAAACCGAGAAAGAAGAAGGCAGATATAATCTATTATTTCCAGAGCAGAGATAAACCGAACAAAATATTTTCTAGCATTGCTGAACTGAGGGATAACTAGCTCTTTTCCTCCTTGAATATTACTCTTTATAATATAAAGCAGAGTGATCAGTCGCCTGGAGTGAAAGACAGGTAGCTTTCCCTGGCTTTTTCTTGCATCGTCTTTAAGTGTATTGCATAACCTGTGTGAATTAATCTGTACAGCAATAAACTCTTGTTCTCTTTCGACCCATACTCTCTGGCTGTGACTCTACTTTTATTCATTCTTCCACCGCCCTCCACTGACATCCATCAATGCCCGTGGATCCAGCATGATAACAGGATTAAATTTTGGCCCACATCACAAACTGTGGGTGCTGCGTCACCCTGTTTGCTCATTtcatcaaaaaaacaaaaaagagagagatttgcCAACATCACTCCCTTTGTAACAGATCTGCTTTCCTTTTCCCAGGTGCCAGGGTGTCCCCCCTCTCCATGTGTGGTCCCTAATGGGCGGCTGGTCTCGCAGTGCCGTGCTGGAGCTGTACCGGGCGCTGCTCCGTGCAGGGCGTCACCTTCAGTACACCGACCGTAATTACTATCGTCGTGCTGTGGCTCGTGAGTTTCGCCgctgtcaaacactgacagtaCCTGAAGATAAGGAGGACGCCCTGAAGAGAGGCCAGTTCTTCCTCAGCAGCCGATTGGGTGGGCTTATGTAGGGGGAAGCGTGCACGGGTCATCTGGAGGTGGGTTAAAGGTCATCTGGAGGTGTATCTCCCAGGTGGGTTTACAAATGATAAAATACTCTGTACTGCAGCAGTGAAATAATGTTTATCTCAGAGACACTCTTGTGGGGGATGGTGGACTATTTAGTTTTTCAGGGTAGGGCAATTAACATAGATCCTGACTAAGACTGTGTTGAGTGTGATTACTAgttgattttctttctgtggGCACGGTACTTAATCATTGCTAATTTAGGGGTGTTGTCTGTGTGATATTGTAATGCGTGAGAATGTGGTTACACAAAATGTGTTGCGGACGCAGACATCATGAATATTGCAGCCTCTGAGCgaagcagaacaaacaaaaccttCTACTGTCCCTGTCCTCTACTTGTCAGTCTCTGTTTGCCTTAATCTCTGTTTAtgtgctctgttttcagtggcAGGATGGCTGGAGTGAATGGAGACCGTAAGGGGAAGAAAGATGACAATGGGATTGGCACAGCCATTGATTTCATGCTTTCTAATGCCAAGCTTGTGTTGGGAGTGGGAGGAGCAGCCATGCTTGGCATTGCCACACTAGCTGTCAAAAGAGTAAGTGAGAATTGATTTCTCTCTAActtctcatttcttcttcacACCCCTCCACTCCTATGTATGATGCTCTCGCTAAGCAATGTGCACACAATTCTTTGTTCTGCAGATGTATGACCGTGCCATAAGTGCTCCCACCAGCCCCACCAAGATGGAGCAGACGGGAAAGCGAAGCTGGGAGGAACCCGCCTGGATGGGTTCATCACCACGGGTGCTGAATCACGACATGAAGTCCACAGTTAGCAGGTCACTGCAGTCTCTGCCCACTTCCTCACATGCTTTTGAACCAGGTGAGGAAACAAAGCAGCCTTTAAAAGTTTACTTGCATTTGTCCATCATCGTTTCAgatttcttttgtgttattttatgcaAAAATGACAAGCCAATTTTGTGATTTAGACTTTTGgtcagctgtgtttttgtctgttgacaGTCAGCCTATTTGGAGGAATCTTGCTCTTCCTTTACAGTGGGTGTTGGCTATCTGTAGTGCTGTAGTTAGTCAGCCAGCTGTTTTATATTGGTTTGATTTGATGTCGTTGAATTTTAATGTTATGATTTCTCAGATGCTCTAGAAGCCCCTTCATTTAGTATCTTTAgattaagtttttttttgttgttgttttgaaagCACACCCATACCTAGCCCATTTTTTCCAACTGTGCCTGCTACCTCCCATTCAGAAGTCATTATCTGAAATGGTGGAAGAGGAAAGATCACAAATTCTCCTGCATCTATGCAACAGCATTTTGCCCAAATGCATATTTTAACTTTCAGTTGCTTCTAATCTCCTCAGACTGTTTGCGGAGGGCTCTGGGTCGATCCACTGTGGGGGGAAGTGGTGCTACCCAGTCAGACATGCTGCGGGCCCGAATGCGTCTGTCCCTGCAGGAACATCTGTGGGAGTTCTATCAGTATAATGTGAACATCCCTGCTGAGGAGCAGGCTATGGCTCGGAGGGCGGCGCTGGACATCTGTGCTGAGCTCAGAGTGTTTCTTCATGCCAAATTGCCTGATATGCCGCTCAGAGAGATGTACCTGAGTGGCAGTCTGTATGATGACCTGCAGGTAAGAGTTGGTCCTATGTTCAGTCTCCACAAAATTTATGCCGAGGAGTTAACATGTATTAGTTATATTAGGTATATATAAAATCAAACAGTGTAGCATTTGGCAGCTCTTGTAGAATTTTAACTCCTTCTGTCTTCTAGGTGGTGACAGCAGACCATGCCCAGCTCATGGTGCCTCTCGTCTTGGAGAAAAACCTGTGGTCGTCCATACCTGGGGAGGACACCATCATGAACGTCCCAGGTTTCTGGCTCGTGCGCAGGGAGAATTTGGAGTACTTCCCACGGAACAGCAGTTACTGGGACCGCTGCATGGTCGGAGGTTACCTCTCGCCTAAATCAGTCCTGGAAGTCTTTGACAAGCTTGTGGCTGGCTCCATCAACTGGCCAGCTATAGGGAGTGTCCTCGACTATATCATCCGTCCCGTGGTTCCCTCAGAAACACTGACCCTTGAGGTGCAGTACGAGACAAACCGGAAGCTGTACGTGGACTTCCTACCATTACTTGTGATGGAGGATGGAACCTCACTGATCGCCAAACCCCATCGCCTTGCAGCAGAGCGCCACGAAAACCTGTGGCGGCAGAGCTTCCGTGTGGCTGAGACAGCACGGCTCAGGGCCCTGGACCAGGAGGACGGAGGCTGCCGCTGCGCCTGCCTGAAAGTGGCGAAGGCCATGTGCAAGCTCAACCCTGCCCTTAACAGGCTCAATGCCAGCCAGCTCACCAATGCCATCTTGTTGCTGTGCGAAAAAGAAGGTGACTGGACCCAGGAGGCGCTGGCTGACCGCTTCCTTCAGCTGCTACGCGCGCTAGTGGGACACCTAGAGGCAGGGAGGCTGCCATGCGCCCTCAGCCCTAAAGTTAACTTATTCTGTGAGCTGACTGACCACGAGGTGGACGAGCTGGGGTATACACTCTACTGCGCCCTCTCAGATCCTGAGGGGCTGCTGAGAACTGCTGTGGCACAGCCGCCTCATCCCTGATGATGTGGTATACCACGACACAGCAAAGTGGCATTGAAATGTCCACTGTGTTGAGGGCAATAGTGACCTCAAGCCATAATGAGTACCCTGgaaaaaacatctgcatggAATCATCCTCGGTCCTGAAACACATGGTCTTGTCAGTCTTAAACGCCGGTAGCAGTTCCTTAGTGCTGAGATCTGTACGAGTCTTGACATGAAGGCTGTATATGTGTAATCATGCAAATACTATTTTAGTCTCATGAAAGTGCAGTCCCATTAGAATTCATGGCTCTCACTAAAGCCAATGTATTAATGAAGGTAAGAGTAGACATGGCCGACGCAGGTACATGTTTTGAGATGGGTCCGTGCCACTGTGTGAGGGGACAGAATGTAATGTTTGTTGTGTGTATGCCAACCCAAAAGCTAATAAATCGTTGATCAGCCTGAAAGACTCAACATTCTTCAGTTGAAGAGAAGAGCTTAGCTGTCTTTCCGTGCTCCTTTTGTTATCACGTATGAAATACTGCCAGTGTTTTGATCGAGTTCAGATTGAAATCAGGTTATTGTAACAAAACTTCATTAATACAGTGGCTGCGTTCAACATGTAAGCTTTATATGTTCCCAGGGATCTGTGAAAACATACATTAGATTGGAATGTCTGCAGCCTGCATGTTATCTATCTAATCTAGAACTCGAACTTGAGAATATACACTTCAGTTATCTGTTGATGTCTGTTTCTCATATTTCTAATTCACACCCTTCAACTGTGGATCTGATATAGAGTTGAATATACATCGACAAATGGAATATGATAGCGTTTATGGAAGTATGAACAATACAGCACCACTGTTTTTATCATCCAGTTATGTTGGCGTGACCAGAAAATGTTTCCATGTGACTGTCTAATAcagagctgctctttgttttcatgaaaaGGAGGCTGCTTTGCTACTCTCACATTTGTTGCTTTGGTGCACACACAGGTCTGAAATGCTTTATTGactcatttttatcttttacaACCTCCATCAGGGGTTTGCACCAACGGAAGTGTCTCAGTTGGACCTTCTGAAAGTGCTTTTGTCTACTgctttttgctttaatttgaaCTCCGGACCCTCTTTCCTCTTGACCCTTACCATCAATATGCACTGTTTTTAATATGGGCTGCACGTACATGATTGATCTCAATCTGGATCTTTGTAGCAAGGCGCAGCTGGCTGCATACTTCAATGTTTCAGCCACTGTCTGCAGTTTGAGAAGTCCACTACCaacaaaatgctgctggaaacagGGTACTAACCTGCCAGAGAAGGTTTTTGTGCAATTGTTATTTGGTGAATTAGTCTCAGTATTAACATCAGTTCCTGGTCTGATTGCAATTAGAGCATAGAGCCTGCTACCTCCATAGccctgtatttgtgtgtacacTTTAAGTCCACAGTAAACCCTGATTAACTTGTAGGTCCTGCTCTGCCCCAGTCTGTTTAGAGCAGGCAGCCAGACATGGATTAGTGCAGTATACTAGGCCATGTTATTGTTCTGGTCCTGTACATGAAGTGTATGGCACCAACAACACGTGACCTGTAGTGGTGATCACCCCTAGCGGGCTGCCTCCGGTCTACATGTATATTAATAGATTACAGGTGCTAATTCTTTTTAGATCATGATCTGATTGAGAGGGATCAACTCACAGATCATCCGTTATATAAAAGCAGCtttgctggccaatcagctACTCTGATGTTAGATCAACCTGCTACTCGGTGAAGCTAGTCAGTTCATCGTTACATCGCAGGTGGAGTCACTAAAACAGTAGCTGCCAGACTTCCAAGTGGAGTTAGTGTGTCTCTCTAAATGACGACCCAAAACGTCTAAAATAATCACATTGTTGCTTTATGTTCTCACTTTTAGccttagaaagaaaaaaaatgcagtgatATGAAGCAAGTGTCCCCTCAAACCCCAGCCCACTGTTTGTATAGTGTACAATATGTTTATAGTTCTGTTGTGTATTCAGTTAATTATCCTGATAATGAAGGAGAAACAGGtgaatatttttgtatttattgtacATTTGTAACCAAAAAGAGATGTTTATTTGCATTGAGTTCAACATGTAAAGTACCACTTATTGTGCTTCATGAAGTGCTTTGTTCTGGACGTACTCAAATGAATCCACAGTAGAtatttttaagcattttaagCATCTTCCTTTGCAGACCTGGTTTATGCTACAAAGTACTACTGTGTTGAAGGGAGTGGAGTCACTGTGCCACATTTGTAGtgtttagaaaaacaaaacaaaacccaaagtaGACCTCTACCTCTACCTTGTGGAGAGCATACTGGCCATGTGTGTTGCATGCTGTGTATTTTTTCccctgctttttttctttttttaagttcaGCTCTGGAGTTGAGCAGTGCAGCACTTTGTATACTTCATTAAATGTTATAAATGACATTCTCTAGGTttatctgtgtctttgtctccccccccccccccccccccccccccccccccccccaggaaGCACAGTTTGAGAGACTTGATTTAGATTTCTACTTTTATTTAGTGACATTTGgtcataaaaatacacataggCATGTTAAAAGAAACACCCTGATATACCTTCAGTGTACAAAAGCAGCTCCAAATCTATTATCTACCTTATCCtcagaaactgaaaatgtggttcAGTTGATAACAATAAAACTAAATTATATCTAAACATTTGAGGTGCATTTGTTCCCTCAAAGCATCTTAGGTACAAAAATTAAAGCACAAATGCATAGTTCTAATTGAATCTTCATCTCAAACGCAAAAAGCAGCATCACAGACAAGTGCAGGAAACCCAGTGAAGCAGTCCCTTTGGTCAGTGGCAGCAAACATCCGCACGCCTTACTCAATGTGTGAAAATGGCTGTAAATGAATGGTCATTGCGAACCAGCTTCTCGTGTAGACCTCATTACTCTAAGCAGATGTGAGATATTAATTTGGCAGGCCAGGCTTTGCTGTGAtacagaataaaacaacaaaaacagaattaaacgCTTTGGATGTTTGCAAATCAGGTAACGCAACACTGATGATGAAATTTAGCTTTGCTTGGTGTCATCTTTAAACTACCACTGCAAATGAGAAGTGAGACTTCTTTCATGGAAACAGTGCTCAGTGGACTATTTGGCAGGAGCGAACCCCACACGATCAGCATCCCTGTCAAACACAGTGTAGTACTTCCCAATGAATACATCTCCCAGGATCCACAGGGGCCCTGCAGGAGGCGGGATATCCATGGCCATGAAGCCCGACAGACAGATTGATACACCCATCTGAGATTCCTGCACCAAAGCAGAAAGTTTCTCTTTAGACAGTACTCACAGACATAATCCACAGTTCTCTCTGTGTACAAGGAATACTGCACTAAAATGACCCTAATTTAACTACTGAAGACTTCCATTACCGTCGACTGAACTTTAGAATTAATATGCACAGAAAAAGGATTTTGTCCTAAATCTCTGACAGCGTAATAGCAAGCACAAACTCACCGTTAGTTTTGGTACTTTCAATGAGATTTGTTGATGATAAGAAAAATATATCAACCAGAATTAACCCTTAAGCCTCACAAAGGGatgatttattgcagggctacTGTATTGGATGATATTCTGTCTATTATCTTTCAAGGAGACTCACATGTAAACATGCACGTTTATTATCCTTGAAGGAAAGGACTCCTTTTCAAATTGGTTTAAATAACTGCCAGTgacagcaagaaagtgaatgtcATCCATCTGTCCTGAGTGTAGAAGTTCGTACCTTCATGACATAATCCTCTCCAGTCAGGTTAAACATCTTCCCTCCAATGTTGAACGAGATGACAGGCAGAGATGGGATCCTCTTACAGTCAATCAAGTACTagaaaggaggcagaggagagaagagcatGCTGAACCTCCCGAGCCATGGTGTTCTATGATTGATCAACCTTTACATGTGGCAGCTCTACCTCTCCCATTATCAGGGGCAGAGCTCCGATGGCTTTTTGCAGCGCCCTGATTTCCTCCATCGGTCCGACAAGTAGAGACGTTCCCGTGTCAACGATAGCCTGGCAGCCGGCTTTGCAAAGACTCAGCTGGTTGCCAACTTCAACTCTGCGAGGGCAGGTTGGTTGGGGGGGGCAGCGGGGCGGAGCAGAAAGACGAGAGACATCAGGTTATTTCCAACACCTGAAATGTGTTGTCATGTTACAATAAAGCAgcttttaaagacaaaaaaccTCTAATTTAAAAAGTGAGAACTGTTCATGACGAACAGAGAACAGAAAGTGCTTCAAACCCGACTTTGCCACTCCAGTTCACAGTTCCCTGTACTAGTGATGCCACAAAAGGCTACTTCTCACCCGTCCACCTTGATCTGCCAGTAGGCTTTTCGTGTGACATTAACATAGTGAAGGTCTCCTGTGTAGTACTGGGGGTCTGTCCCACCCAGTGTCAGCTCTCCTCCTACCTCTGCTTTTGGGTCTCTAAAGAGAAGGCGGACAAAATTGTGCCAAATCATTTCAAAGTTTTCAAAGTGATGGTTAAGTAAAGTTCAGCGCCTGCTCTTCCAGGATTCTTCTGTCAGAAACCAACCTGCTTATgtagaaagagaaaatattcTGGGGCAGCAGCTTGGCGGCCATGGCTGTGTCAAACACCGGGACGACATTAGCCACTGATATAAAGGGGTAGGCCATGCCCAAGACCCCATCAAACCGTGCCACTGCAAATGTTATGCCAGGCTGCTTGACTGCTTCACCAAACTGCTGACCAGGGACAGACAGACCTGCAATCtgcaaacagagaggagagaggcgtCAATTGTACAGAAAACACGTCTTCTCATGAAATGATAGGGACAGCATGACTGCAAGAATTGAGGAATGCAGTTAAACTGAAGGgggtgtgtgagcgtgtgtgtgtctcaaacTCACAGAGACAGTGTCCTCACTAATGAAGCCAGACAAGCTGCCTC is a window encoding:
- the mief1 gene encoding mitochondrial dynamics protein MID51 isoform X2 → MAGVNGDRKGKKDDNGIGTAIDFMLSNAKLVLGVGGAAMLGIATLAVKRMYDRAISAPTSPTKMEQTGKRSWEEPAWMGSSPRVLNHDMKSTVSRSLQSLPTSSHAFEPDCLRRALGRSTVGGSGATQSDMLRARMRLSLQEHLWEFYQYNVNIPAEEQAMARRAALDICAELRVFLHAKLPDMPLREMYLSGSLYDDLQVVTADHAQLMVPLVLEKNLWSSIPGEDTIMNVPGFWLVRRENLEYFPRNSSYWDRCMVGGYLSPKSVLEVFDKLVAGSINWPAIGSVLDYIIRPVVPSETLTLEVQYETNRKLYVDFLPLLVMEDGTSLIAKPHRLAAERHENLWRQSFRVAETARLRALDQEDGGCRCACLKVAKAMCKLNPALNRLNASQLTNAILLLCEKEGDWTQEALADRFLQLLRALVGHLEAGRLPCALSPKVNLFCELTDHEVDELGYTLYCALSDPEGLLRTAVAQPPHP
- the napsa gene encoding napsin-A; this encodes MTRLTVFYIIGALLITQSAAIIRVPLHKTRSLRRLMSDNGMSLEELRDLARSTGAPDSSPSPKLPVERLTNFMDAQYYGVISIGTPPQEFTVLFDTGSSNLWVPSIHCSFLDLACWLHHRYNSKKSSTYVQNGTQFSIRYGRGSLSGFISEDTVSIAGLSVPGQQFGEAVKQPGITFAVARFDGVLGMAYPFISVANVVPVFDTAMAAKLLPQNIFSFYISRDPKAEVGGELTLGGTDPQYYTGDLHYVNVTRKAYWQIKVDGVEVGNQLSLCKAGCQAIVDTGTSLLVGPMEEIRALQKAIGALPLIMGEYLIDCKRIPSLPVISFNIGGKMFNLTGEDYVMKESQMGVSICLSGFMAMDIPPPAGPLWILGDVFIGKYYTVFDRDADRVGFAPAK
- the LOC139343775 gene encoding mitochondrial ribosome and complex I assembly factor AltMIEF1-like translates to MGGWSRSAVLELYRALLRAGRHLQYTDRNYYRRAVAREFRRCQTLTVPEDKEDALKRGQFFLSSRLGGLM
- the mief1 gene encoding mitochondrial dynamics protein MID51 isoform X1, encoding MAGVNGDRKGKKDDNGIGTAIDFMLSNAKLVLGVGGAAMLGIATLAVKRMYDRAISAPTSPTKMEQTGKRSWEEPAWMGSSPRVLNHDMKSTVSRSLQSLPTSSHAFEPVSLFGGILLFLYNCLRRALGRSTVGGSGATQSDMLRARMRLSLQEHLWEFYQYNVNIPAEEQAMARRAALDICAELRVFLHAKLPDMPLREMYLSGSLYDDLQVVTADHAQLMVPLVLEKNLWSSIPGEDTIMNVPGFWLVRRENLEYFPRNSSYWDRCMVGGYLSPKSVLEVFDKLVAGSINWPAIGSVLDYIIRPVVPSETLTLEVQYETNRKLYVDFLPLLVMEDGTSLIAKPHRLAAERHENLWRQSFRVAETARLRALDQEDGGCRCACLKVAKAMCKLNPALNRLNASQLTNAILLLCEKEGDWTQEALADRFLQLLRALVGHLEAGRLPCALSPKVNLFCELTDHEVDELGYTLYCALSDPEGLLRTAVAQPPHP